Proteins co-encoded in one Ruegeria pomeroyi DSS-3 genomic window:
- a CDS encoding BadF/BadG/BcrA/BcrD ATPase family protein — MRESRVPYLIAVDGGGTSCRFALQAGTTRHELRLGSANVFSNRAGALRTLTEGLTRLVAQAGLPPDALADIPVFAGLAGVIDEVAAKEVAAALPLRRVEVADDRLPAVVGALGARTGCLIGVGTGSFLGRQDAQGIRLIGGHGWSLGDEASGCWLGMALLRRCLWAQDGLEPETPLVATVGGRIGVGSSAIVRFSAQASPSDYAALAPLVFQAADAGDPLGRALMQAGADYLARGLRALGWQPGEAICALGGVAGRYASFLPAEMTDALAKPEGSALEGGLVLARRLAERNARGVV, encoded by the coding sequence ATGCGTGAGTCTCGTGTTCCATATCTGATTGCGGTCGATGGAGGGGGAACCTCCTGCCGGTTCGCCTTGCAGGCGGGCACCACCCGGCATGAGCTGCGCCTGGGCAGTGCCAATGTCTTTTCCAATCGCGCCGGGGCCTTGAGAACCTTGACCGAGGGGTTGACGCGGCTGGTTGCACAGGCCGGGCTGCCGCCCGATGCGCTGGCCGATATTCCGGTCTTTGCCGGTCTTGCGGGCGTGATCGACGAGGTTGCGGCGAAAGAGGTCGCCGCTGCCCTGCCGCTGCGCCGGGTCGAGGTGGCCGATGACCGTCTGCCCGCCGTGGTGGGGGCGCTTGGGGCGCGGACCGGGTGCCTGATCGGGGTCGGTACCGGCTCTTTCCTGGGGCGTCAGGATGCGCAGGGTATTCGCCTGATCGGCGGCCATGGCTGGTCGCTGGGCGATGAGGCCTCGGGTTGCTGGCTGGGCATGGCGCTGTTGCGTCGCTGTCTCTGGGCACAGGACGGGCTGGAACCGGAGACACCGCTGGTTGCGACCGTAGGTGGCAGGATCGGTGTGGGCTCCAGCGCCATTGTCCGCTTTTCGGCGCAGGCGAGCCCGTCGGATTACGCCGCGCTGGCGCCACTGGTGTTTCAGGCCGCGGATGCGGGCGACCCGTTGGGCCGGGCGCTGATGCAGGCGGGGGCGGATTATCTGGCGCGTGGGTTGCGGGCGCTCGGCTGGCAGCCGGGCGAGGCGATCTGTGCCCTGGGCGGCGTGGCCGGGCGCTATGCGTCGTTTTTGCCGGCAGAAATGACCGATGCCCTTGCAAAGCCTGAGGGATCGGCATTGGAGGGCGGGCTGGTTCTGGCCCGGCGCCTGGCCGAACGCAACGCAAGGGGAGTGGTATGA
- a CDS encoding ABC transporter substrate-binding protein produces the protein MKTKALSAILLATTTLGGAAWAETTLTIESWRNDDLTLWQDQIIPAFEASNPGIKVKFTPSAPAEYNAVLNAKLDAGSAGDLITCRPFDTSLGLYQNGHLADLSDLDGMANFSDVAKSAWQTDDGAATFCVPMASVIHGFIYNKDAFAELGLSVPETEAEFFDVLEKIKEDGSYIPMAMGTNDQWEAATMGYNNIGPNYWKGEEGRLALLSGAQKLTDEAWVAPYRALARWGSYLGDGYEAQTYPDSQNLFTLGRAAIYPAGSWEITGFNAQADFEMGAFKPPVQNAGDKCYISDHTDIAIGLNAASPNAEAARTFLNWVGSEEFANIYANALPGFFSLSSFDVPMQDPLAQEFVSWRGECGSTIRSTYQILSRGTPNLENETWNASVQVIKGAESPEDAGKRLQDGLASWYDPQK, from the coding sequence ATGAAAACCAAAGCATTGAGCGCAATACTTCTGGCCACGACCACGCTTGGCGGCGCGGCCTGGGCGGAAACCACGCTGACCATCGAAAGCTGGCGCAACGACGACCTGACCCTGTGGCAGGATCAGATCATTCCCGCCTTCGAGGCCAGCAACCCCGGCATCAAGGTCAAATTCACCCCCTCGGCCCCGGCGGAATACAACGCCGTGCTGAACGCCAAGCTTGACGCGGGATCGGCCGGAGACCTGATCACCTGCCGCCCCTTCGACACCTCGCTGGGCCTTTATCAGAACGGCCATCTGGCCGATCTGAGCGATCTGGACGGCATGGCCAATTTCTCGGACGTGGCGAAATCCGCCTGGCAGACCGATGACGGCGCCGCCACCTTCTGCGTGCCGATGGCCTCGGTCATCCATGGCTTCATCTACAACAAGGACGCCTTTGCCGAGCTGGGGCTGAGCGTGCCCGAGACCGAAGCCGAGTTCTTTGACGTGCTGGAGAAGATCAAGGAGGACGGCAGCTATATCCCGATGGCGATGGGCACCAACGACCAGTGGGAAGCCGCCACCATGGGGTATAACAACATCGGCCCGAACTACTGGAAGGGCGAGGAAGGCCGCCTGGCGCTGTTGAGCGGTGCGCAGAAGCTGACCGACGAGGCCTGGGTCGCGCCCTATCGCGCGCTGGCCAGATGGGGCAGCTATCTGGGCGACGGGTACGAGGCGCAGACCTATCCCGACAGCCAGAACCTGTTCACCCTGGGCCGGGCCGCAATCTATCCCGCCGGCAGCTGGGAGATCACCGGTTTCAACGCGCAGGCCGATTTCGAGATGGGCGCCTTCAAGCCGCCAGTGCAGAACGCGGGCGACAAATGCTATATCTCGGACCATACCGATATCGCCATCGGCCTGAACGCCGCCTCGCCCAATGCCGAGGCCGCGCGGACCTTCCTCAACTGGGTCGGCTCGGAAGAGTTCGCCAATATCTATGCCAACGCCCTGCCCGGCTTCTTCTCGCTGTCGAGTTTCGATGTCCCCATGCAGGACCCGCTGGCACAGGAATTCGTCAGCTGGCGCGGCGAATGCGGCTCGACCATCCGTTCGACCTATCAGATCCTGTCGCGCGGCACGCCGAACCTGGAGAACGAGACCTGGAACGCCTCGGTTCAGGTGATCAAGGGCGCCGAAAGCCCCGAGGATGCGGGCAAGCGGCTGCAGGACGGTCTGGCCAGCTGGTACGACCCGCAGAAGTAA
- a CDS encoding acetamidase/formamidase family protein → MGCNHTIHKHSHHFGWDNSIEPVLRVTSGQTIEIETIDSSGGQLGPGSTLADLGALSFDKVNPVTGPIHIDGAEPGDAVAITFLDFKPSGWGWTANIPGFGLLSDQFPDPALHIWSYDKVAMRPALYGPGGQVPLKPFVGTIGLALAEAGNHSVVPPRRVGGNLDIRDNAVGTTLYLPVEVAGGLLSLGDTHAAQGDGEICGTAIESPMDVAIKIDLLKGADLAFPRFETEGPVSRHFDVAGYRATTGIGPDLMQAARDAVSGMIDWISATTGMSALDAYMLCSVCGDLRISEIVDMPNWTVSFYFPKTALG, encoded by the coding sequence ATGGGCTGCAATCACACGATCCACAAGCACTCTCACCATTTCGGTTGGGACAACAGCATCGAGCCGGTGTTGCGGGTCACCTCCGGCCAGACGATCGAGATCGAGACCATAGACAGCTCGGGCGGGCAGCTGGGGCCGGGGTCTACCCTGGCCGATCTGGGTGCGCTGTCCTTTGACAAGGTGAACCCGGTGACCGGCCCCATTCATATCGACGGGGCCGAGCCGGGTGACGCGGTGGCGATCACCTTTCTCGACTTCAAGCCCTCGGGCTGGGGCTGGACCGCGAATATCCCCGGTTTCGGCCTGCTGAGCGACCAGTTCCCCGATCCGGCCCTGCATATCTGGAGCTATGACAAGGTGGCGATGCGCCCCGCGCTCTATGGTCCGGGCGGGCAGGTGCCGCTGAAACCCTTTGTGGGCACCATCGGGCTGGCGCTGGCCGAGGCGGGCAATCATTCGGTAGTGCCGCCGCGCAGGGTGGGCGGCAATCTGGACATTCGCGATAATGCGGTGGGCACCACGCTCTACCTGCCGGTCGAGGTGGCGGGCGGGTTGTTGTCGCTGGGCGACACCCATGCCGCGCAGGGCGATGGCGAGATCTGCGGCACGGCGATCGAAAGCCCGATGGATGTGGCGATCAAGATCGACCTGCTCAAGGGGGCCGACCTGGCCTTTCCCCGGTTCGAGACCGAGGGCCCGGTCAGCCGCCATTTCGATGTCGCGGGTTACAGGGCCACCACAGGGATCGGCCCCGACCTGATGCAGGCGGCGCGCGATGCGGTGTCGGGCATGATCGACTGGATTTCCGCGACCACGGGGATGAGCGCGCTGGATGCCTATATGCTCTGCTCGGTCTGCGGCGACCTGCGCATCAGCGAGATCGTGGACATGCCGAACTGGACCGTCAGTTTCTACTTTCCCAAGACCGCGCTGGGATAG
- a CDS encoding N-acetylmuramic acid 6-phosphate etherase, translating into MLPQTERVRDEARGLDARPGPEILALLLHGQQAALDALNACLPQIEAAAEIVAHGLRSGGSLHYAAAGSSGLMALADGVELPGTFGIAPERIHIHMAGGVPTNTAMPGHTEDDAQEGEQAALKVNAGDVVIALSASGTTPYPTSFTRTAHARGARIVAIANNAEVPLFGLADCAIHLPTPPEVIAGSTRLGAATAQKAALNMISTLMAIRLGHVHDGMMVNLIADNEKLRQRAQAIVTRIVPGASARRALDMAHGRVKEAALIAAGAGSLARATELLNQTGGHLRPALADLQKDTDQGRENT; encoded by the coding sequence ATGCTGCCGCAAACTGAGAGAGTAAGAGACGAGGCACGGGGCCTGGATGCCCGCCCCGGCCCCGAGATTCTCGCTCTGTTGCTGCACGGCCAACAGGCCGCCCTGGACGCGCTCAACGCCTGCCTGCCCCAGATCGAGGCCGCCGCCGAGATCGTGGCGCATGGCCTGCGCAGCGGCGGCAGCCTCCATTATGCGGCCGCCGGCTCTTCGGGTCTGATGGCGCTGGCGGACGGGGTGGAACTGCCCGGTACGTTCGGCATCGCGCCCGAGCGCATCCATATCCACATGGCCGGAGGCGTTCCCACCAACACGGCCATGCCCGGCCATACCGAAGATGACGCGCAAGAGGGGGAACAGGCCGCCCTCAAGGTCAACGCGGGGGACGTCGTCATCGCGCTTTCTGCCAGTGGAACAACGCCTTATCCGACCTCCTTCACGCGGACCGCCCATGCGCGCGGCGCGCGGATCGTGGCGATTGCCAACAATGCCGAAGTGCCGCTGTTTGGGCTGGCCGATTGCGCCATCCACCTGCCCACCCCGCCCGAGGTGATTGCCGGCTCGACCCGGCTGGGCGCGGCCACGGCGCAAAAGGCAGCGCTGAACATGATCTCGACGCTGATGGCGATCCGGCTTGGCCATGTGCATGACGGCATGATGGTCAACCTGATCGCCGACAACGAAAAGCTGCGCCAGCGCGCGCAGGCGATCGTCACCCGCATCGTGCCCGGCGCTTCGGCCCGGCGCGCGCTCGACATGGCCCATGGCCGGGTCAAGGAAGCGGCGCTGATCGCCGCCGGCGCCGGCAGCCTGGCGCGGGCAACCGAACTGCTGAACCAGACCGGCGGCCATTTGCGCCCGGCACTGGCAGACCTGCAAAAAGATACAGACCAAGGGAGAGAAAACACATGA
- a CDS encoding carbohydrate ABC transporter permease: protein MNKARRNPANTLAMHGALIVYTCIALFPVFVILINSFKTRKAIFREPLALPDADSFSMIGYQTVMKQGDFFLYFQNSMIVTVASLFFVLLFGAMAAFALSEYRFRGNTLMGLYLALGIMIPIRIGTVAILELMVASGLVNTLWALILVYTAQGLPLAVFILSEFMRQVSDDLKNAGRIDGLSEYTIFFRLVLPLVRPAMATVAVFNMIPIWNDLWFPLILAPAEETKTLTLGSQVFIGQFVTDWNAVLSALSMAILPVMVLYVIFSRQLIRGITSGAVK from the coding sequence ATGAACAAGGCCCGCCGCAACCCCGCCAATACCCTTGCCATGCATGGGGCGCTGATCGTCTATACCTGCATCGCGCTGTTCCCGGTCTTTGTGATCCTGATCAACAGCTTCAAGACCCGCAAGGCGATCTTTCGCGAGCCGCTGGCCCTGCCCGATGCCGACAGTTTCTCGATGATCGGCTATCAGACGGTGATGAAACAGGGGGATTTCTTCCTCTATTTCCAGAACTCGATGATCGTGACCGTGGCCTCGCTGTTCTTTGTGCTGCTGTTCGGGGCGATGGCGGCCTTTGCGCTCAGCGAATACCGGTTCCGGGGCAATACGCTGATGGGCCTCTATCTGGCGCTTGGGATCATGATCCCGATCCGGATCGGCACCGTTGCCATTCTGGAACTGATGGTGGCCAGCGGGCTGGTCAACACGCTCTGGGCGCTGATCCTGGTCTATACCGCCCAGGGCCTGCCGCTGGCCGTGTTCATCCTCAGCGAATTCATGCGTCAGGTCAGCGACGATCTCAAGAACGCGGGCCGGATCGACGGGCTGAGCGAATACACCATCTTCTTTCGCCTGGTGCTGCCGTTGGTACGCCCTGCCATGGCGACGGTGGCGGTGTTCAACATGATCCCGATCTGGAACGATCTGTGGTTCCCGCTGATCCTGGCCCCGGCCGAGGAAACCAAGACCCTGACGCTGGGTAGCCAGGTCTTCATCGGCCAGTTCGTCACCGACTGGAATGCGGTTCTGTCGGCGCTCAGCATGGCGATCCTGCCGGTCATGGTCCTTTATGTCATCTTCTCGCGGCAATTGATCCGCGGCATCACCAGCGGAGCGGTGAAATGA
- a CDS encoding branched-chain amino acid ABC transporter permease, whose protein sequence is MTLSRAQRRGIVGAALLALILIAIGLAATWFGSRYQLRLVYGAYVNLLVVLALQVFMGNARVTNLSHSAFMGIGAYAAAICVTPEKIKAISLPDAPWGLNAFALDPVSSALIALVLTGLVAWLVGVFIVRLTGIGATIVSLAVLVIVHGLFLYRTDIFKGNQAFFGIPQLFNLTWVVGLAVLVVFITRGFRESRWGVALRASADDEVGAAAMGVDIHRLRLMAWVLSGVLLAVAGIAYAYYLGTISARPFYFNHVFLTLAMLILGGMRTVTGAVLGTFLISFGLEWVRWLETGPVVLGIDLPEALGLSGIVLGGVIVLTMALRPGGLMGDREIEDLILK, encoded by the coding sequence ATGACCCTGTCCCGGGCCCAGCGCCGCGGCATTGTCGGCGCCGCGCTGCTGGCGCTGATCCTGATCGCGATAGGTCTGGCTGCCACATGGTTCGGTTCGCGCTATCAGCTGCGGCTGGTCTATGGCGCCTATGTCAATTTGTTGGTGGTGCTGGCGCTACAGGTGTTCATGGGCAATGCGCGGGTCACCAATCTCAGCCATTCCGCCTTCATGGGGATCGGCGCCTATGCCGCCGCGATCTGCGTGACCCCGGAAAAGATTAAGGCGATCTCGCTGCCCGATGCGCCCTGGGGGCTGAACGCATTCGCGCTCGACCCTGTCAGTTCGGCCCTGATTGCGCTGGTGCTGACCGGGCTGGTGGCCTGGCTGGTGGGGGTGTTCATCGTGCGGCTGACCGGCATCGGCGCCACCATCGTGTCGCTGGCGGTGCTGGTCATCGTGCATGGGCTGTTCCTCTACCGCACCGATATCTTCAAGGGGAACCAGGCGTTTTTCGGCATCCCGCAGCTGTTCAACCTGACCTGGGTGGTGGGGCTGGCGGTGCTGGTGGTGTTCATCACGCGCGGCTTTCGCGAGAGCCGCTGGGGCGTCGCCCTGCGTGCCTCGGCAGATGACGAGGTGGGCGCGGCGGCCATGGGGGTGGATATCCACCGTCTGCGGCTGATGGCCTGGGTGCTGTCGGGGGTGCTGCTGGCGGTGGCGGGCATCGCCTATGCCTATTACCTGGGCACCATTTCGGCGCGGCCCTTCTATTTCAACCATGTGTTCCTGACGCTTGCCATGCTGATCCTGGGCGGCATGCGCACGGTGACGGGGGCGGTGCTGGGCACCTTTCTGATCTCGTTCGGGCTGGAATGGGTGCGCTGGCTGGAAACCGGGCCCGTGGTGCTGGGCATCGACCTGCCCGAGGCTTTGGGCCTGTCGGGCATCGTGCTGGGCGGGGTGATCGTGCTGACCATGGCGCTGCGCCCCGGCGGGCTGATGGGCGACCGCGAGATCGAGGACCTAATTTTGAAATAG
- a CDS encoding Gfo/Idh/MocA family protein, producing the protein MTRVLIAGLGNMGLSHALAHHHHPQARIVGLVNRSGMTDHPDLQAYPVFADFHAALAETRPDLAVIATYSDSHADFACAAMEAGAHVFVEKPLATTVADARRVVDCATRTGRKLVVGYILRHHPSWQRLIAEARALGGPYVFRLNLNQQSDGPTWETHKALMQTTSPIVDCGVHYVDVMCQITDAAPVRVNGIGLRLSDEIAPDMYNYGQFQVVFADGSVGWYEAGWGPMMSETAFFVKDIISPNGAVSITDGNKGASDDVDGHTRVGGLLVHRPGNDTLIELVGEPGHQELCDTEQAYMLRAIAEDIDLTRHMSDAVQSLRICLAADHSIRTGAPVDLRED; encoded by the coding sequence ATGACCCGTGTCCTGATCGCCGGTCTTGGCAATATGGGCCTCAGCCACGCGCTGGCCCATCACCACCACCCACAGGCGCGGATCGTGGGCCTCGTGAACCGTTCGGGCATGACCGATCATCCAGATCTGCAGGCCTATCCGGTGTTTGCCGATTTCCACGCGGCACTGGCTGAAACCCGGCCCGATCTGGCGGTGATTGCCACCTATTCCGACAGTCACGCCGATTTCGCCTGCGCGGCGATGGAGGCGGGCGCGCATGTCTTTGTCGAAAAGCCGCTGGCCACCACCGTGGCCGATGCGCGCCGCGTGGTGGACTGCGCGACCAGGACCGGGCGCAAACTGGTGGTGGGCTATATCCTGCGCCACCACCCCAGCTGGCAGCGTCTGATCGCCGAGGCGCGCGCGCTGGGCGGGCCGTATGTGTTCCGCCTGAACCTGAACCAGCAATCCGACGGCCCCACGTGGGAGACCCACAAGGCGCTGATGCAGACCACCAGCCCGATCGTCGATTGCGGCGTGCATTACGTCGACGTGATGTGCCAGATCACCGATGCAGCCCCTGTGCGGGTCAACGGCATCGGCCTGCGCCTCAGCGACGAGATCGCGCCCGACATGTACAACTACGGCCAGTTCCAGGTGGTGTTCGCCGATGGCTCGGTCGGCTGGTACGAGGCGGGCTGGGGCCCGATGATGTCGGAAACCGCCTTTTTCGTGAAGGATATCATCAGCCCCAATGGCGCAGTGTCGATCACCGACGGCAACAAGGGCGCCTCGGACGATGTCGACGGCCATACCCGCGTGGGCGGGTTGCTGGTGCACCGCCCCGGCAACGACACCCTGATCGAGCTGGTGGGCGAACCCGGCCACCAAGAGCTGTGCGATACCGAACAGGCCTATATGCTGCGCGCCATCGCCGAGGATATCGACCTGACCCGACATATGAGCGATGCGGTGCAATCGCTGCGCATCTGCCTGGCCGCCGATCACAGCATCCGCACCGGCGCCCCCGTGGATTTGAGAGAGGACTGA
- a CDS encoding ABC transporter ATP-binding protein, whose protein sequence is MTALTLSNVCKSFGPVDVLKNIDLTVDDSEFVVFVGPSGCGKSTLLRVIAGLEEATSGSIDIGGQVVNAVPPAKRGIAMVFQSYALYPHLTVYGNMALGLKQAGHPKDEIERRIAEAARMLSLEAYLARRPSELSGGQRQRVAIGRAIVRKPKLFLFDEPLSNLDAALRMNTRIEIANLHRQLTASMIYVTHDQTEAMTLADKIVVLRDGRVEQVGSPLELYNNPANRFVAEFIGSPAMNFVAADRVGGPVGATLGIRPEHARIGDTGPLSGQVIHIEKLGGDTNVMLDLGQDSRFTVRVFGQYEIDPGAEVKIDYDPARTLLFSAEGKRLAG, encoded by the coding sequence ATGACCGCCCTGACCCTGAGCAATGTGTGCAAATCCTTTGGCCCGGTCGATGTTCTCAAGAATATCGACCTGACCGTCGATGACAGCGAGTTCGTCGTCTTTGTCGGCCCCTCGGGCTGTGGCAAGTCCACCCTGCTGCGGGTGATCGCGGGGCTGGAGGAGGCGACCTCGGGCAGCATCGACATCGGGGGCCAGGTGGTCAACGCCGTGCCCCCGGCCAAGCGCGGCATTGCCATGGTGTTCCAGTCCTATGCGCTCTATCCGCACCTGACCGTGTACGGCAACATGGCGCTGGGCCTGAAGCAGGCGGGCCATCCAAAGGACGAGATCGAGCGCAGGATTGCCGAGGCTGCGCGGATGCTGTCGCTGGAGGCCTATCTGGCGCGCCGCCCGTCCGAGCTGTCGGGCGGCCAGCGCCAGCGTGTCGCCATCGGCCGCGCCATCGTGCGCAAGCCCAAGCTGTTCCTGTTCGACGAACCGCTGTCGAACCTGGACGCCGCCCTGCGCATGAACACCCGGATCGAGATCGCCAATCTGCACCGGCAACTGACCGCCTCGATGATCTATGTCACCCATGACCAGACCGAGGCGATGACGCTGGCCGACAAGATCGTCGTGCTGCGCGATGGCCGGGTCGAACAGGTGGGCAGCCCGCTTGAGCTTTACAACAATCCCGCAAACCGCTTTGTCGCCGAGTTCATCGGGTCGCCGGCCATGAATTTCGTGGCCGCCGACCGGGTGGGCGGGCCGGTGGGCGCCACGCTGGGCATCAGACCCGAACATGCCCGCATCGGCGACACCGGCCCGCTATCAGGGCAGGTCATCCATATCGAAAAGCTGGGTGGCGACACCAATGTGATGCTCGACCTGGGGCAGGACAGCCGGTTCACCGTTCGCGTCTTTGGCCAATACGAGATCGACCCGGGCGCCGAGGTCAAGATCGACTATGACCCGGCGCGCACGCTGCTGTTCAGCGCCGAGGGCAAGCGCCTTGCCGGCTGA
- a CDS encoding SIS domain-containing protein, translating to MTQHITRMRREIDEIPEAVQRLLDHGAQDVARVAAVLRLRDPSFVATVARGSSDHVCTYLSYAAELLLGLPVASLGPSVASVYDARLRLDRALCLAVSQSGKSPDIVAMTRNAGRDGALCVALTNDAASPLAGVSAHTIDIHAGPELSVAATKTFVTSAVAGLMLLADWAEDDGLRAALGNLPETLAAASRIDWPEMRVAIGARPSLFTLGRGTSLAVSNEAALKFKETCQLHAESYSSAEVLHGPVSIVEEGFPVLGFAAGDAAEAPLAEIADQIAAKGATVFATTGRVTRARVLEHVRSGHALTDPLSLIVSFYSMVEAFASERGIDPDAPRHLNKVTETV from the coding sequence ATGACCCAGCATATCACGCGCATGCGGCGCGAGATCGACGAAATCCCCGAGGCGGTGCAGCGCCTGCTGGATCACGGGGCGCAGGATGTGGCCCGAGTGGCCGCCGTGCTGCGTCTGCGCGACCCATCGTTCGTCGCCACGGTGGCGCGTGGATCGTCCGATCATGTCTGCACCTATCTGTCCTATGCCGCAGAGCTGTTGCTGGGCCTGCCGGTCGCCTCGCTCGGGCCTTCGGTGGCCTCGGTCTATGATGCGCGGCTCAGGCTTGACCGGGCGCTGTGTCTGGCGGTGTCGCAATCGGGAAAGAGCCCCGATATCGTCGCCATGACCCGCAATGCCGGGCGCGATGGGGCGCTGTGCGTGGCGCTGACCAACGATGCCGCCTCGCCCCTGGCCGGGGTCAGCGCCCATACGATCGACATCCATGCCGGGCCTGAGCTGAGCGTGGCGGCAACCAAGACCTTTGTCACCTCGGCGGTCGCCGGGCTGATGCTGCTGGCCGACTGGGCCGAGGATGACGGGCTGCGCGCCGCGCTTGGCAACCTGCCCGAGACGCTGGCGGCGGCCAGCCGGATCGATTGGCCCGAAATGCGTGTCGCCATCGGGGCGCGGCCTTCGCTCTTTACGCTGGGACGGGGCACCTCGCTGGCGGTGTCCAACGAGGCGGCGCTGAAGTTCAAGGAGACCTGTCAGCTGCATGCCGAGAGCTATTCCTCGGCCGAGGTGCTGCATGGGCCGGTCTCGATTGTCGAAGAGGGCTTTCCGGTGCTGGGCTTTGCCGCGGGGGATGCCGCCGAGGCGCCGCTGGCCGAGATTGCCGATCAGATCGCGGCCAAGGGCGCCACTGTTTTTGCCACCACGGGGCGCGTGACCCGCGCCCGCGTGCTGGAGCATGTGCGCAGCGGTCATGCGCTGACCGATCCGCTGAGCCTGATCGTGTCCTTCTATTCCATGGTCGAGGCCTTTGCCTCGGAACGCGGTATCGACCCGGACGCGCCGCGCCATCTCAACAAGGTGACGGAGACGGTATGA
- a CDS encoding GntR family transcriptional regulator, with protein MSSDAIETIETYLRPGAWVEDAAGPLYVRLRKRIEQGIDSGLLAKSAPLPAEREIASLTGLSRVTVRRAMQELVDRGIIVQRQGSGSFVADAAPRVEQSLSHLTSFTEDMERRGLNVTSEWLTRGVFIPSPEEVMALALSSGEQVARVARLRRAEGRPMAIERASLPTDILPDPELVSSSLYAVLERDGNRPVRALQRISAVNLGAEDAALLGVEPGTAGLRIIRTSYLPNRRVIEYTRSLYRADAYDFVAELRLGNS; from the coding sequence ATGAGCAGCGACGCCATCGAGACCATCGAGACCTATCTGCGCCCCGGCGCCTGGGTCGAGGACGCGGCGGGCCCGCTTTACGTGCGGCTGCGCAAGCGGATCGAACAGGGTATCGACAGCGGCCTGTTGGCCAAAAGCGCGCCTTTGCCCGCCGAGCGCGAAATCGCCAGCCTGACCGGCCTGTCGCGTGTCACCGTGCGCCGGGCAATGCAGGAACTGGTCGATCGCGGCATCATCGTTCAGCGCCAGGGATCGGGCAGTTTCGTCGCCGATGCCGCCCCCCGGGTCGAACAGTCGCTGTCGCATCTGACCTCGTTCACCGAGGATATGGAGCGGCGCGGCCTCAATGTCACCAGCGAATGGCTGACGCGCGGCGTGTTCATCCCCTCGCCTGAAGAGGTGATGGCGCTGGCGCTCAGCTCGGGCGAGCAGGTGGCGCGGGTCGCGCGCCTGCGCCGCGCCGAGGGGCGACCCATGGCGATCGAACGCGCCTCGCTGCCCACCGATATCCTGCCTGACCCGGAACTGGTGTCCTCGTCGCTTTATGCAGTGCTAGAACGCGACGGCAACCGCCCGGTGCGCGCGCTGCAGCGGATCTCGGCGGTCAATCTGGGTGCCGAGGATGCGGCCTTGCTAGGGGTCGAACCGGGCACCGCCGGGCTGCGCATCATCCGCACCTCGTACCTGCCGAACCGGCGGGTCATCGAATACACCCGCTCTCTTTACCGCGCGGACGCCTACGATTTCGTGGCCGAACTGCGCCTTGGCAACAGCTAG
- a CDS encoding carbohydrate ABC transporter permease gives MGAGRIKWHVVVFLAPAVLVYTAIMIFPLFNTLRLALYSEADQVRVFVGLDNFRRLFGDPNWSGAFWNALGNNFWFFFVHMLVQNPIGIALAAILSHPRLRFAAFYRSAIFIPTILSFVIVGFAWKLILSPIWGIAPDLLDAVGLKALFAPWLGKEEYALTTLALISVWQFVGIPMMLIYAALLSIPEEILEAAEVEGLTGMAAFWKIKLPLILPSIGIISILTFVGNFNAFDLIYAAQGALAGPNFATDILGTFMYRTFFGFQLQLGDPHMGSAIATAMFAIILLGVCVYLFAIQTRIRRYQF, from the coding sequence ATGGGCGCAGGTCGCATCAAATGGCATGTCGTGGTCTTTCTGGCACCTGCTGTGCTGGTCTATACCGCGATCATGATCTTCCCTCTTTTCAATACCTTGCGGCTCGCCCTTTACAGCGAGGCCGATCAGGTTCGGGTGTTTGTCGGGCTCGACAACTTTCGCCGCCTGTTTGGCGATCCGAACTGGTCGGGCGCATTCTGGAACGCGCTGGGCAACAATTTCTGGTTCTTCTTCGTCCATATGCTGGTGCAGAACCCGATCGGCATCGCGCTGGCCGCGATCCTCAGCCATCCGCGCCTGCGTTTTGCCGCCTTTTACCGTTCGGCCATCTTCATTCCGACCATCCTCAGCTTTGTCATCGTGGGTTTTGCCTGGAAACTGATCCTCAGCCCGATCTGGGGCATCGCCCCCGATCTGCTGGACGCGGTGGGGCTGAAAGCGCTGTTCGCTCCCTGGCTGGGCAAGGAGGAATACGCGCTGACCACGCTGGCGCTGATCTCGGTCTGGCAGTTCGTGGGCATCCCGATGATGCTGATCTATGCCGCGCTGTTGTCGATCCCCGAAGAGATCCTCGAGGCCGCCGAGGTCGAAGGGCTGACCGGCATGGCCGCCTTCTGGAAGATCAAGCTGCCGCTGATCCTGCCCTCGATCGGGATCATCTCGATCCTGACATTTGTGGGCAATTTCAACGCCTTCGACCTGATCTATGCGGCACAGGGCGCGCTGGCGGGGCCGAATTTCGCCACCGATATCCTGGGCACCTTCATGTATCGCACCTTCTTCGGCTTCCAGCTGCAACTGGGCGATCCGCATATGGGCTCGGCGATTGCCACCGCGATGTTCGCGATCATCCTGCTGGGGGTCTGTGTCTACCTCTTTGCGATCCAGACGCGGATCCGCCGCTATCAGTTCTGA